From the Sanguibacter sp. HDW7 genome, the window CGGTCGCGGGGCCTCGGTCAAGGGTAGTAGGCGCGGCGGCGGTCCACACGCGCGGAACTCACGGGCAGGACGACGGCCCCCACACCACAAGCACACCGGCAGGGCGACGGGCCCCACGCCATAAGCACGCCGGCGGGGCGACGTTCCGGCTCTCGAACGGCTCGAGCCCGGGCCCGGCCGGCACGCAGCGACGCGGGCGCCCCGGAGATCCGGGACGCCCGCGTCGGAAGTGCTGGTGAGCGAAGGTCAGTCGCGACCGGAGAGGATCGCGAAGATGCGCAGGAACTCGACGTAGAGCCAGACGAGCGTGACGACGAGGCCGAACGCGAAGGTCCAGGCGAGGTTGCGCGGGACGCCGACCTCGACACCGTGCTTGATCTGCTCGAAGTCCATGACGAGCGAGTAGGAAGCGAGGAGCACCGCGACAGCACCGATGATGACACCGAGCGGGAGGCCGGCGATCGAGACGTCGGAGCGCATGCCCCACGCGCTGTCCGTCGCGCCGAAGAGCATCATGCCGAGGTTGACGAGCGAGAATGCCGCGTAGGAGATCATCGCGATGAAGAACATCTTCGTGAGCTTGGGCGACGTGCGGAGCTTGCCGCTCTTGAAGCCGACGAGCACGACGCCGAACGTCACGACGGTCGCGATGAGCGCCTGCATGGCGACGCCCGGGTAGATCGTGTCGAGGAACACCGAGAGGCCCCCGAGGAACACGCCCTGGGCGGCCGCGTAGCCCATGATGAGCGCGGGGCTCGGGGTGCGCTTGAAGATGTTGACGAGTGCCAGGACGAAGCCGACGATCGCGCCACCGATGTAGAGGCCCGGCATCGAGGGCGACAGCTGCCACGAGACGGCGGCCGCGATGACGACGAGGGCGAGGAGCCCACCGGTCTTGACGATGACGTCGTCGTACGTGAGCCGGTTCGTCTGCACGGGCGACGCCGACGGCTGCGCGTACATGTTCTCGAGCGTCGCGGCGGAGGCCGCGGTGCCGTAGTCGTAGCCCTGGGCCTGGTTCCCGCGCTGCTGCACGGGGTCCCGGAAGGCCCGGCTCGACGTGAAGACGGGGTTGCTCACTGTTCCTCCTGGCAGTCGTGACAGGCCGGTCGGTCGTCCGGGCTGCTTGCGTTGATGCGCGTCCTGTGGGTGGAACGCACGCGGGTCGCACTTCGTTCCCGCTCGTCCCGACATATGCGGGACGAGGATCAGCATGCCAGGGACGACGGACATCGGGCGACGGACATCGGGACGATGCCCGCGACGTCGCCGGTGCCCCCGGTGGGACTCGAACCCACACTGCGTCGGGTTTAAGCCGACTGCCTCTGCCGGTTGGGCTACGGGGGCGCTGGGCCTGGCCGGCGCAGCACGCACGATCGTCCCACGGAACAGGTCACACCCGCTGGTCTAGACCAGCGGAGCGAAAGTCGCCTAGGATCGGCAGGACACAAGAACCGGAGCGAAGGAGCTCGACCATGGAACGTACCGTCACCGTCGCGATTCTCGAGGGCCTGCACGCCCGCCCCGCCGCGATGTTCGTCCAGGAGGCCGGCAAGCAGCCCGTGCCCGTGACGATCTCGCGCGGCGAGGACGAGCCCGTCGACGCCGCCTCGATCCTCGGCGTCATGACGCTCGGCGCCGCTGCCGGCGAGGTCGTCACGCTCCGCACCGAGGGCGACGGGCCCGACGACGTCGCCGCGATCGACGCGCTCGAGGCCTTCCTCAGCCAGGAGACCATCTGAGCCGCAGCATCGCTGCACGCCTGAACATCAGAGCTTCTGCGCACCAGAGCATCTGAGCGGCACGGGACCTGCACGGCCGGTGCGCGAGGCGCGCATCGCGTGCAGGACCAGCCGCAGCACGACGACGGGGCCGGCGAGGAGAAGATCCTCGCCGGCCCCGTCGTCGTACTTCGAGTGCTGACCTGCTGAGACAACCGTCGGGCTGCCCGAGCCGTCAGGCCACAGAACCGTCGGGCCGCTAGAGCCCGAGCTCCGCGAGCGCCGGGATCCCGGCGCGGACGACTGACCTCGCCGCCACAGCATCGGGCTGCGCGAGCGCGAGCTGCGCGAGACTCTCGCACGTCGCGTGGTCGACGGACGCGAGCACCGCTGCGACGTCGGCGAGCGCGCGCGGCGTCATCGACAGCGACGTCACGCCGAGCCCGACGAGAACGACGGCGAGCGCCGGGTCGCCGGCAGCCTCGCCGCACACGCCGACGGGCGCCGAGCCAGCCGCTCCCCCGCGGCAGGTCGCCGAGACAAGCTGAAGCACAGCAGGCTGCCAGCCGGTCGAGAGACCGGCGAGTGCCGCCGTCTCGCGGTCGGCCGCCATGCAGTACTGCGTGAGGTCGTTCGTGCCGATCGACGCGAACGACGCCCGGGCGAGGATGTGCTCGGACTGCAGCGCCGCGGCGGGCACCTCGACCATGACGCCAGCGGTCGTGAGGCCGTGGGCCGCGCAGCGGTCTACGAACTCCTCGGTCTCGGCGACGGTCGCGACCATGGGCGCCATGACCCACACGTCGGCGGTCTCGGCGGCTGCCGCCGCCGCGATCGCCTCGAGCTGACGCTCGAGCACGTCGGGGTGGTCGACGGCCGTGCGCAGGCCGCGCACCCCGAGCGCCGGGTTGGGCTCGTCGTCGGCCGTGACGTATGCGAGCGGCTTGTCGGCGCCCGCGTCGAGCGTGCGGATGACGACCTTGCGGCCCGGGAACCTCGACAGGATCGTGCGATAGGCGTCGACCTGCTCCTCGACGCTCGGCTCGTCTGCGCGGCCGAGGAAGCAGAACTCGGTGCGGAAGAGGCCGACGCCCTCGGCGCCCGCCGTGACGGCCGCGTCGGCGCCCTGGGCGTCCGCGACGTTGGCGAGCAGCGCGACGGGATGGCCG encodes:
- the ptsP gene encoding phosphoenolpyruvate--protein phosphotransferase, encoding MTSMLTGVPVSPGRVVGVVHAMPAPVPEPSQAPRSAGIDAETAVAQVATAVSAVQADLFDRAGRAHGAAADVLTVTAAMAGDPTLAKGAAKRITDDGATPERAVWDAAEAIAVQLEGLGGMMAERARDARDVRDRIVAALRGLPAPGVPDPGSPFVLTATDLAPADTATLDPEKVLAIVTAGGGPTSHTAILARSLGIPAIVACAGATAIPDGTTVLVDGAEGTVDTAPSDADVAAVAALAGVVRTFDGHGRTSDGHPVALLANVADAQGADAAVTAGAEGVGLFRTEFCFLGRADEPSVEEQVDAYRTILSRFPGRKVVIRTLDAGADKPLAYVTADDEPNPALGVRGLRTAVDHPDVLERQLEAIAAAAAAETADVWVMAPMVATVAETEEFVDRCAAHGLTTAGVMVEVPAAALQSEHILARASFASIGTNDLTQYCMAADRETAALAGLSTGWQPAVLQLVSATCRGGAAGSAPVGVCGEAAGDPALAVVLVGLGVTSLSMTPRALADVAAVLASVDHATCESLAQLALAQPDAVAARSVVRAGIPALAELGL
- a CDS encoding HPr family phosphocarrier protein; its protein translation is MERTVTVAILEGLHARPAAMFVQEAGKQPVPVTISRGEDEPVDAASILGVMTLGAAAGEVVTLRTEGDGPDDVAAIDALEAFLSQETI
- a CDS encoding Bax inhibitor-1/YccA family protein — protein: MSNPVFTSSRAFRDPVQQRGNQAQGYDYGTAASAATLENMYAQPSASPVQTNRLTYDDVIVKTGGLLALVVIAAAVSWQLSPSMPGLYIGGAIVGFVLALVNIFKRTPSPALIMGYAAAQGVFLGGLSVFLDTIYPGVAMQALIATVVTFGVVLVGFKSGKLRTSPKLTKMFFIAMISYAAFSLVNLGMMLFGATDSAWGMRSDVSIAGLPLGVIIGAVAVLLASYSLVMDFEQIKHGVEVGVPRNLAWTFAFGLVVTLVWLYVEFLRIFAILSGRD